From a region of the Salvelinus namaycush isolate Seneca chromosome 40, SaNama_1.0, whole genome shotgun sequence genome:
- the mdh1b gene encoding putative malate dehydrogenase 1B produces MAKFVLAGKANCPYFAKAELLADLLQRSLPKFSIHTLCMHPDEWQQWLETTCKENGWQHEHSPMIWRELINRGGKGMLLGGFSDFLEHVQAYYGITSDMTTELMMKIATENLLTRELCMKEEVYHQSLIKPLHIWISSALNPTCYILIPQLFAPGVFRDAPTISLHLLDVGAIEEDLQGVRMETEDLALPQLHKVTVYTELDQAFQQAHFIILLDDSWPECGGEDEEEIKVCSSNGSVRKVSERYQQYGRLIDERAHKNVAVIVAGNSLVNLKCSLLLENAPSVDSGRFVGVATQLEYEARAHIAQKLSVKTADVTDVIVWGNISGSSHVDLQRAKVFQYEGAIWGPSDFSQPVLKMIYDRKWLQTDFLNLVSSQRATVASKSQRTTAISATNGIIAVLKAWNCNSSAEEVLSLGILSTGQYNLPAGVVFSMPVSFQDGRWSVLSDVIIGDEMRAKLQIAADQLREEKELASRTRKDTA; encoded by the exons CAATGGCTGGAAACCACTTGCAAGGAAAATGGCTGGCAGCATGAGCATTCCCCCATGATATGGAGGGAACTGATCAACCGTGGGGGTAAAGGAATGCTTCTAGGGGGCTTCAGCGACTTCCTAGAACATGTACAG GCTTACTATGGCATCACCTCAGATATGACGACGGAACTGATGATGAAGATTGCAACAGAGAACCTGCTGACACGGGAGCtgtgcatgaaggaggaggtgtacCATCAGAGCCTCATCAAGCCACTGCACATATGGATCAGCAG TGCTCTTAACCCGACCTGCTACATCCTGATCCCCCAGCTGTTTGCCCCTGGGGTATTCCGGGACGCCCCAACCATCAGCCTCCACCTGTTGGATGTGGGGGCCATCGAGGAGGACCTGCAGGGGGTCAGGATGGAGACAGAGGACCTGGCTCTCCCACAGCTCCATAAAGTCACTGTCTACACAGAGCTGGATCAGGCCTTCCAACAAGCACACTTCATCATCCTCCTGGATGACAGTTGGCCTGAGTGTGGAGGGGAGGACGAGGAAGAAATCAAGGTGTGTAGTTCGAATGGCTCG gtGAGGAAGGTGTCGGAGCGTTACCAACAGTATGGGCGCCTTATTGACGAAAGGGCGCACAAGAACGTGGCGGTGATTGTGGCTGGGAACTCCTTGGTTAACCTGAAGTGCTCCCTTCTGCTAGAGAACGCTCCCTCGGTTGACAGCGGACGCTTTGTCGGCGTGGCAACTCAACTGGAGTACGAAGCCAGAGCCCACATTGCACAGAAGCTATCTGTGAAGACTGCAG ATGTGACAGATGTCATCGTTTGGGGCAACATCAGCGGCAGTTCCCATGTTGACCTGCAGAGGGCGAAGGTTTTCCAATACGAAGGGGCCATCTGGGGACCATCAGATTTTTCTCAGCCAGTCCTAAAGATGATATATGACAG GAAATGGCTACAGACTGACTTCCTGAATTTGGTCAGTTCCCAACGTGCCACTGTAGCCTCCAAGTCCCAGAGGACCACAGCCATATCAGCCACTAATGGGATCATTGCAGTTCTAAAGGCCTGGAACTGCAACTCTTCTGCTGAGGAGGTCCTCTCCTTAGGCATACTCAGCACAG GACAGTACAACCTCCCAGCTGGTGTAGTCTTCTCAATGCCAGTGAGCTTCCAGGATGGTAGATGGTCCGTGTTGTCTGATGTTATCATTGGTGATGAGATGAGGGCCAAACTGCAGATTGCTGCAGACCAACTCAGGGAG GAGAAAGAGCTTGCATCAAGGACAAGAAAAGACACTGCATGA
- the LOC120033136 gene encoding tubulin beta-4B chain-like, whose product MREIVHLQAGQCGNQIGAKFWEVISDEHGIDPTGTYHGDSDLQLERINVYYNEATGGKYVPRAILVDLEPGTMDSVRSGPFGQIFRPDNFVFGQSGAGNNWAKGHYTEGAELVDSVLDVVRKEAESCDCLQGFQLTHSLGGGTGSGMGTLLISKIREEYPDRIMNTFSVVPSPKVSDTVVEPYNATLSVHQLVENTDETYCIDNEALYDICFRTLKLTTPTYGDLNHLVSATMSGVTTCLRFPGQLNADLRKLAVNMVPFPRLHFFMPGFAPLTSRGSQQYRALTVPELTQQMFDAKNMMAACDPRHGRYLTVAAIFRGRMSMKEVDEQMLNVQNKNSSYFVEWIPNNVKTAVCDIPPRGLKMAATFIGNSTAIQELFKRISEQFTAMFRRKAFLHWYTGEGMDEMEFTEAESNMNDLVSEYQQYQDATAEEEGEFEEEGEEDMG is encoded by the exons ATGAGGGAGATTGTTCATCTGCAGGCCGGTCAATGTGGAAATCAGATCGGTGCCAAG TTTTGGGAGGTTATCAGTGACGAGCATGGAATAGACCCAACTGGCACTTACCATGGAGATAGCGATCTGCAGCTTGAGAGAATCAATGTGTACTACAATGAGGCaacag GTGGCAAGTATGTTCCTCGTGCCATTCTAGTTGATCTGGAGCCTGGCACGATGGACTCTGTCCGCTCTGGACCATTTGGCCAAATATTCAGACCGGACAACTTTGTCTTTG GACAGAGTGGTGCAGGTAACAACTGGGCAAAGGGCCATTACACTGAGGGAGCAGAGCTGGTCGACTCTGTCCTGGATGTGGTGAGAAAGGAAGCCGAGAGCTGCGACTGTCTTCAGGGTTTCCAGCTCACCCACTCCCTTGGAGGCGGCACGGGCTCTGGCATGGGTACCCTGTTGATTAGCAAGATCCGTGAGGAGTACCCTGACCGCATCATGAACACCTTCAGTGTGGTGCCCTCCCCCAAAGTGTCAGACACCGTGGTGGAGCCCTACAACGCCACCCTGTCTGTGCATCAGCTAGTAGAGAACACTGACGAGACTTACTGCATCGACAACGAGGCCTTGTATGACATCTGCTTTCGCACCCTGAAGCTGACGACTCCCACTTACGGGGACCTCAACCACCTGGTGTCAGCCACCATGAGTGGTGTCACCACCTGCCTGCGCTTCCCCGGCCAGCTCAACGCCGACCTACGTAAGCTAGCTGTCAACATGGTCCCATTCCCCCGCCTGCATTTCTTCATGCCAGGCTTTGCCCCCCTCACCAGCAGAGGTAGCCAGCAGTACAGAGCGCTGACGGTGCCCGAACTCACCCAGCAGATGTTCGATGCCAAGAACATGATGGCCGCCTGCGACCCCCGCCACGGCCGTTACCTCACCGTGGCCGCCATCTTCCGTGGCCGCATGTCCATGAAGGAGGTGGACGAGCAGATGCTGAACGTGCAGAACAAGAACAGCAGCTACTTCGTCGAATGGATCCCCAACAATGTCAAGACCGCAGTCTGCGACATCCCACCCCGCGGCCTCAAGATGGCCGCTACCTTCATCGGGAACAGCACGGCCATCCAGGAGCTGTTTAAGCGCATCTCTGAGCAGTTCACAGCCATGTTCCGCCGCAAGGCCTTCCTGCACTGGTACACCGGAGAGGGCATGGACGAGATGGAGTTCACCGAGGCCGAGAGTAACATGAACGACCTGGTGTCTGAGTACCAGCAGTACCAGGATGCCACCGCCGAGGAGGAGGGCGAGtttgaagaggagggagaggaggatatgGGTTAG